A single Xylanimonas cellulosilytica DSM 15894 DNA region contains:
- a CDS encoding PepSY domain-containing protein yields MNARMTKRTRTLTAVSAGIVASVLVLTACGSAGSEADAPATETPVAEAPATEAPAEDAITLQVAKAVAVAAVGEGEVTYYGDEDDHGARWEIEVTRADGAEVDVYVDAEGRVVHTTERPAEEPAQAAPAPEASAPAPEAPAAEAPAPAPSGTVTLAEAKRIAVAHVGGGRVTYHGLEDDHGARWEIEVTRPGGSEVDVYVAADGRVVRTVG; encoded by the coding sequence ATGAACGCACGCATGACCAAGCGCACCCGGACGCTCACCGCCGTCTCGGCGGGGATCGTCGCAAGCGTCCTCGTCCTGACGGCCTGCGGCTCGGCCGGCTCCGAGGCCGACGCGCCCGCCACGGAGACGCCCGTCGCCGAGGCCCCGGCCACCGAGGCCCCCGCCGAGGACGCGATCACTCTGCAGGTGGCCAAGGCCGTCGCCGTCGCCGCCGTCGGCGAGGGAGAGGTCACCTACTACGGCGACGAGGACGACCACGGCGCCCGCTGGGAGATCGAGGTCACCCGCGCGGACGGTGCCGAGGTCGACGTGTACGTCGACGCTGAGGGCCGCGTCGTGCACACCACCGAGCGCCCGGCCGAGGAGCCCGCGCAGGCGGCTCCGGCTCCCGAGGCTTCGGCGCCCGCGCCCGAGGCTCCCGCGGCTGAGGCCCCGGCTCCTGCGCCGTCGGGCACCGTGACGCTCGCCGAGGCCAAGCGCATCGCCGTCGCGCACGTCGGCGGTGGCCGCGTGACGTACCACGGCCTCGAGGACGACCACGGCGCCCGCTGGGAGATCGAGGTCACCCGCCCGGGCGGCTCGGA
- a CDS encoding family 20 glycosylhydrolase yields MTAAFPLVPWPTTVEPGTGAVDLARVVVVSDTPLRWTPLATELLAPLGIDVRGAGPQVLAKNGEPPKGTLIELRLAETVVEPVETTPPAIEPSPAVEPSPVVEPPPLVEPVETPDESYTLETRPDGVTITAPAEIGLLHGLRTLRQLVGLDRTAPAVVVHDAPRFAWRGLTLDVARHWFGPAVLRRVVDLAGAYKLRVLHLHLTDDQGWRIEVPSRPALAQVSGPTQSGGLVPDGERGYLTLDEYRELQEYAAARFVEIVPEIDLPGHTNAATHACGELRPDGVPTPAYGGMEVGFSRLWFDNPATEPWIKDVLADVAAATLGPHVHVGGDECHTLDEPEYSRLVGLALDAVRSAGKTPVAWQEAAPAAGAGTVLQYWDPRADPAALLRAAEAGARFVMSPATHAYLDMQYEPGHPLGQDWSGFVDLHRSYEWEPTTALPGLQAEAVVGVSAALWTETLETADHVFSMLLPRLPAVAEVAWTAPSSRDWQSFRTRIVAHAPTWDAEGWAWHPSKDAVWAPPAEAVAAREA; encoded by the coding sequence ATGACCGCCGCGTTCCCGCTGGTGCCCTGGCCGACGACGGTGGAGCCCGGGACTGGAGCGGTCGACCTGGCACGCGTCGTCGTCGTCTCCGACACCCCGCTGCGCTGGACGCCGCTGGCGACCGAGCTGCTCGCACCCCTCGGCATCGACGTCCGGGGCGCGGGCCCGCAGGTGCTCGCCAAGAACGGCGAGCCCCCGAAGGGCACGCTCATCGAGCTCCGCCTCGCCGAGACGGTGGTCGAGCCCGTCGAAACCACGCCCCCGGCGATCGAGCCGTCCCCGGCGGTCGAGCCGTCCCCGGTGGTCGAGCCGCCCCCGCTGGTCGAGCCCGTCGAAACCCCCGACGAGTCCTACACCCTCGAGACCCGCCCCGACGGCGTCACCATCACCGCCCCGGCCGAGATCGGCCTGCTGCACGGCCTGCGCACGCTGCGCCAGCTCGTCGGGCTCGACCGCACGGCCCCCGCCGTCGTCGTCCATGACGCCCCGCGGTTCGCGTGGCGCGGCCTGACGCTCGACGTCGCACGGCACTGGTTCGGGCCCGCGGTGCTGCGCCGCGTCGTCGACCTGGCCGGGGCGTACAAGCTCCGGGTGCTGCACCTGCACCTCACGGACGACCAGGGCTGGCGCATCGAGGTGCCGTCGCGGCCGGCGCTCGCACAGGTGTCGGGCCCGACGCAGTCCGGCGGGCTGGTGCCCGACGGCGAGCGCGGCTACCTCACGCTGGACGAGTACCGCGAGCTGCAGGAGTACGCGGCGGCACGCTTCGTGGAGATCGTGCCGGAGATCGACCTGCCGGGGCACACCAACGCGGCCACGCACGCGTGCGGCGAGCTGCGGCCTGACGGCGTCCCCACGCCTGCGTACGGCGGCATGGAGGTGGGCTTCTCGCGGCTGTGGTTCGACAACCCGGCCACCGAGCCGTGGATCAAGGACGTGCTCGCCGACGTCGCCGCGGCCACGCTCGGCCCGCACGTGCACGTGGGCGGCGACGAGTGCCACACGCTCGATGAGCCCGAGTACTCCCGCCTGGTCGGGCTGGCGCTCGACGCCGTGCGGTCGGCGGGGAAGACGCCGGTGGCGTGGCAGGAGGCGGCCCCGGCGGCGGGCGCCGGCACGGTCCTGCAGTACTGGGACCCGCGGGCCGACCCTGCGGCCCTGCTGCGCGCGGCCGAGGCGGGGGCGCGGTTCGTGATGTCCCCGGCCACGCACGCCTACCTCGACATGCAGTACGAGCCGGGGCACCCGCTGGGCCAGGACTGGAGCGGGTTCGTCGACCTGCACCGGTCCTACGAGTGGGAGCCGACGACGGCGCTGCCCGGTCTGCAGGCGGAGGCCGTCGTGGGCGTGAGCGCGGCCCTGTGGACGGAGACCCTCGAGACCGCCGACCACGTCTTCTCGATGCTGCTGCCCCGCCTGCCCGCGGTCGCCGAGGTGGCCTGGACCGCGCCGTCGTCGCGCGACTGGCAGTCGTTCCGCACCCGGATCGTCGCGCACGCCCCCACCTGGGACGCCGAGGGGTGGGCCTGGCACCCGAGCAAGGACGCCGTCTGGGCGCCGCCGGCGGAGGCGGTCGCGGCCCGCGAGGCGTAG
- a CDS encoding dolichyl-phosphate-mannose--protein mannosyltransferase: MTDPQGLRPEPVPVISESPLVGAPPPVRARHAAEPAALLVEPAPPVAIEPTRDRLLRALLGDRRLALGTTWRSRLLDVVGTILIVALAAVARLQNLGRPGTLVFDETYYVKDAFTLWRLGFEAQWPESPNPAFEAGNVETYLEQAAYVVHPQVGKWLIGLGMHLGGGATSSDAWRLANAVVGILAVLLIIRIARRLFASTSMGLVAGLLFAVDGAAIVHSRIALLDQFVMFFALLAFGFLLVDRDQARRRLADRVAAIVDAGGTVSRYGPRLGFRWWRLAAGVSLGLAIGVKWSGLYFVAVFGLLTVLWDVTARRRAGIGRWWEDAVIADGLPAFVQLVPTALLVYVLSWWSWFATPGAYLRQWAAQNPGEGITWLPEALRSFVHYHQQMWNFHTGLTSEHNYQSNPIGWIIQWRPTSFYWNCVGRTEGPCEPTDQAQAITSLGNPLLWWAAALAIVVVIVVGIMRRDWRALAVLSGTIAGWVPWVVTYLDTQRTVFTFYTIAFAPWVVLTLVYVGVVGLEHTEGRPRARRKVVLAIAALVVAIVAVSAVFYPLWTAQEVPFPYWQNVVRLRNWI, translated from the coding sequence GTGACCGACCCCCAAGGCCTACGCCCCGAGCCGGTGCCCGTCATCTCGGAGTCTCCCCTCGTGGGAGCCCCGCCCCCGGTGCGTGCCCGGCACGCGGCGGAGCCGGCGGCGCTGCTCGTCGAGCCGGCGCCCCCGGTCGCGATCGAGCCGACGCGGGACCGGCTGCTGCGGGCCCTGCTGGGTGACCGCCGGCTGGCGCTGGGCACGACGTGGCGCAGCCGGCTGCTCGACGTGGTGGGCACGATCCTGATCGTCGCCCTGGCGGCGGTGGCGCGGCTGCAGAACCTGGGCCGCCCGGGCACGCTCGTCTTCGACGAGACGTACTACGTCAAGGACGCCTTCACGCTGTGGCGGCTCGGGTTCGAGGCGCAGTGGCCCGAGAGCCCGAACCCGGCGTTCGAGGCGGGCAACGTCGAGACCTACCTGGAGCAGGCCGCCTACGTGGTGCACCCGCAGGTGGGCAAGTGGCTGATCGGCCTGGGCATGCACCTGGGCGGGGGTGCCACGTCGAGCGACGCGTGGCGGCTCGCGAACGCCGTCGTCGGCATCCTGGCGGTGCTGCTGATCATCCGGATCGCTCGCCGGTTGTTCGCGTCGACGTCGATGGGTCTGGTCGCAGGGCTGCTGTTCGCCGTGGACGGCGCGGCGATCGTGCACTCACGGATCGCGCTGCTGGACCAGTTCGTCATGTTCTTCGCGCTGCTGGCGTTCGGCTTCCTGCTGGTGGACCGCGATCAGGCCCGACGGCGGTTGGCGGACCGGGTGGCCGCGATCGTGGACGCGGGAGGAACGGTGTCCCGGTACGGGCCGCGGCTCGGGTTCCGCTGGTGGCGGCTGGCGGCTGGTGTCTCGCTGGGCCTGGCGATCGGCGTGAAGTGGTCGGGCCTGTACTTCGTGGCGGTCTTCGGCCTGCTCACGGTGCTGTGGGACGTGACCGCACGACGTCGGGCCGGCATCGGCCGCTGGTGGGAGGACGCCGTCATCGCGGACGGGCTGCCCGCCTTCGTGCAGCTCGTGCCGACGGCGCTGCTCGTCTACGTGCTGAGCTGGTGGTCGTGGTTCGCCACCCCGGGGGCGTACCTGCGGCAGTGGGCCGCGCAGAACCCGGGCGAGGGCATCACCTGGCTGCCCGAGGCGCTGCGCTCGTTCGTGCACTACCACCAGCAGATGTGGAACTTCCACACCGGGCTGACGTCGGAGCACAACTATCAGTCGAACCCGATCGGGTGGATCATCCAGTGGCGGCCGACGTCGTTCTACTGGAACTGCGTGGGCCGGACGGAGGGCCCGTGCGAGCCGACCGACCAGGCGCAGGCCATCACCTCCCTGGGCAACCCGCTGCTGTGGTGGGCGGCCGCGCTGGCGATCGTCGTCGTGATCGTCGTCGGCATCATGCGCCGCGACTGGCGGGCGCTGGCCGTGCTCTCGGGCACCATCGCGGGCTGGGTGCCGTGGGTGGTCACCTACCTCGACACGCAGCGCACCGTGTTCACCTTCTACACGATCGCGTTCGCGCCCTGGGTGGTGCTCACCCTCGTGTACGTCGGCGTCGTCGGGCTGGAGCACACCGAGGGCAGGCCGCGTGCGCGGCGCAAGGTGGTGCTGGCGATCGCGGCGCTCGTGGTGGCGATCGTGGCCGTGTCGGCGGTCTTCTACCCGCTGTGGACGGCCCAGGAGGTGCCGTTCCCCTACTGGCAGAACGTCGTCCGGCTGCGGAACTGGATCTGA